In a genomic window of Streptomyces noursei ATCC 11455:
- a CDS encoding glycosyltransferase family 39 protein → MRHGRISVCTGPAVLALALGLWGLTREHSMWRDEAATWQAAHRSLAEIAHMVGQADVVHGLYYAVMHAVFALFGDSLVTLRLPSVLATATACGLTALVGARLAGRWAGMAAGCALALVPAVQEHAQEGRSYAFVLAFVMLATWLLVGALARPTGRRWAWYAGAVLVAAWLNWFSLFALAAHAVTLVCVHADRARRVGWGLAASGAVVGSLPVILTSRSQVSLVSWIKPLGWSTVLGVLITVTIAALCALLPRARRPERTQAGEPHGRVTLAAVALPLCAVPQLGLALVSVVKPLYVTRYVLFAYAGLALCTGVLVVTLATRLRTHARILLPATVAVALVALLPIEVRLRTMESRVDDVLTAAATVDHVRSTADGVLFLPAARRDTALVSPRAFAGLRDLALARGPVESGTLKGIEAGPRDIERAMLSARHIVLVTDPGPTRASSAADRTKRRVLDTYFVRRSDSVQRGRRVSVYERRVPDRPHSPSATGPKG, encoded by the coding sequence GTGCGACACGGTCGCATATCCGTCTGCACAGGTCCGGCCGTCCTCGCCCTCGCTCTCGGACTGTGGGGCCTCACCCGCGAGCACAGCATGTGGCGTGACGAGGCGGCGACATGGCAGGCGGCGCATCGGTCGCTGGCTGAGATAGCGCACATGGTCGGCCAGGCCGACGTCGTCCACGGCCTCTACTACGCGGTGATGCACGCGGTGTTCGCCCTCTTCGGTGACAGCCTGGTCACCCTGCGGCTGCCCTCGGTGCTCGCCACCGCCACCGCGTGCGGCCTGACCGCACTGGTCGGCGCCCGGCTCGCCGGACGCTGGGCCGGGATGGCGGCCGGCTGTGCGCTGGCGCTCGTCCCGGCGGTTCAGGAGCACGCCCAGGAGGGGCGGTCCTATGCCTTCGTCCTCGCCTTCGTGATGCTCGCGACCTGGCTGCTGGTGGGGGCCCTCGCGCGGCCGACCGGTCGGCGGTGGGCCTGGTACGCGGGGGCCGTGCTGGTGGCCGCGTGGCTCAACTGGTTCTCACTGTTCGCACTCGCCGCGCATGCCGTCACCCTGGTGTGCGTCCACGCCGACCGCGCCCGCCGGGTCGGGTGGGGGCTCGCCGCCTCCGGGGCCGTCGTCGGATCCCTGCCGGTGATCCTGACCAGTCGCAGCCAGGTCTCACTGGTCTCCTGGATCAAGCCGCTCGGCTGGTCGACCGTGCTCGGTGTGCTGATCACCGTGACGATCGCGGCCCTCTGCGCGCTCCTGCCACGGGCGCGCCGCCCCGAGCGCACGCAAGCGGGAGAGCCGCACGGACGGGTGACCCTCGCGGCCGTCGCGCTGCCGCTCTGCGCGGTGCCGCAACTCGGCCTGGCGTTGGTCTCCGTGGTCAAGCCGCTCTACGTCACCCGCTATGTGCTCTTCGCGTACGCAGGTCTCGCGCTCTGCACAGGCGTCCTCGTGGTCACGCTCGCCACGCGCCTGCGGACCCACGCCCGCATACTGCTGCCCGCCACCGTGGCCGTCGCCCTCGTGGCGCTGCTGCCGATCGAGGTCCGGCTGCGCACCATGGAGAGCCGCGTCGACGACGTGCTCACCGCGGCGGCCACCGTCGACCACGTCCGCAGCACCGCCGACGGCGTGCTGTTCCTGCCCGCCGCGCGCCGCGACACCGCCCTCGTCTCGCCCCGGGCGTTCGCGGGTCTGCGGGATCTGGCGCTGGCCCGGGGGCCGGTGGAGTCCGGCACGCTGAAGGGCATAGAGGCCGGGCCGCGGGACATAGAGCGGGCCATGCTGAGCGCCCGACACATCGTGCTCGTCACCGATCCCGGTCCGACCCGGGCCTCCTCCGCTGCCGACCGCACCAAGCGGCGCGTCCTGGACACCTACTTCGTGCGCCGCTCGGACA